Genomic DNA from Nostoc sp. ATCC 53789:
ATAGAACAAGCAGAATATATAACTCTTCAGACCAAGCTATCTTTATTGTTAAATTATTTGCAATCACATCGTTGTCTATTAGTTTTAGATGGTTTTGAAGCCATAGCACCAGTAAATATTTTTGAAAAAAGATTAGAATACGAAGATTTTTTTGTTGGGATCACACAAGAAAAACATCAGAGTTGTGTAATTGTAACAAGCCAAGTGCCTTTAAAAGAAATTGCTTATGTGAATTTAAACTCATCTATTGTATCTATTCAAATAGAAGGTTTAGAAGAAGATGCAGCAATCCAGTTAATGCGTGAAAAGGGCATAGCTGGAGAAAAATGTAAAGAGTTGATTGAAACATATCGTGGAAATCCGTCAGAACTAGAGGCTGTTTCTGACCGAATAAATCGCATTTTTGGGGGGAACCTAGAAAAATTTTTCGATTATAGGACTACTGTAATTGGGCCACGAGTTGAGGCAATGTTAAATCTTCAATTTGGACAAAATGGTCTTTTAACTGATCTTCAAAAGCAAGTAATGGTTTACTTAGCTGAGGAAATGGCAAAAAGTTCTGCTTTAATCCCTTTCTCAAAGCTTATTAATGATTTAAAAGAGCGATTAAAATTAGAAGTAATGTCAATTTCAAAGGTAATATCAGCTTTGGAAGGTTTAGAGCAACGCTCGTTAATTGAAGCCAGTAAAAAATCAAGTAAGCATGAACTCAGCTATGGTATGGAACCAGTTATTAAAAAATATATTTTAGTAGATCCATACGGTTTAGTATATAAATCATCAAATAAGAAAGAATTAACCAGTTATATACAGGGGCAAAACTCTCTGTGAGCTACTGTATAAATCCCTTGTGTAGTAGGCGGCATAATCCTGAAGATACTGAAAATTGTTTAGCTTGTGGTAATCCTTTACTAATAGATGGGCGCATTCGTTTACTGCGCCCATTGCGTTCTTTGGATGAAGATCCATCTACCTATACAGATGTTTTTGAGGTTGAAGACGTTGAGCCGTCATGGGGGACAAAATCTAGAATCAGAGTATTGAAAGTACTTAGGTGGAGTGATCCTAAATTAGTTCGTCTGGTTCAGAGAGAATCACTTATATTACAGACGTTATATCATCCAGGAGTTCCTAAGTGTGGTGTGGATGACTATTTCACTTTTATACTGAAGGACGGTCGTTTAGTATTGCACTGTTTAGTAATGGAAAAAATTGAAGGAGAAAATTTACAACAGTGGTTAATATCTTATGGAAGAATTCCTCAAAAACTAGCACTGGATTGGTTAGCACAACTAGTTGATATTCTTGAATCGGTACACCGCTCTGGCTTTTTTCATAGAGATATTAAACCAGAGAATATTATTTATCAACCTGATGGTCAACTGGCACTTGTTGATTTTGGAGCAGCCAGACAGATTACCACAACATATTTAGCAAAAGTTGGTGCTAGTGGAGTAAATAAAAGAACACGCTTCAGTAGTGGATATGAAGTAACAGTTGTTAGAACGATTCGATTTTCTCCACTTGAACAACTTAACGGTCAAGCATTGCCTCAATCAGACTTTTATGCTTTGGGGCGAACCTTTGTGAATTTGTTAACAGGGATATCACTATTGGAATTACCAATAGATCAAAACACAGGAAGACTAATCTGGAGAGATAAAGCACCACATATTGATAAGCCTCTTGCTGATTTAATTGATGACATGATGGCTCCTTTTCCAGGACAACGCCCACAGACAACTCAAGTCATATTGGAACGTTTGCAGCGTTTACCATTTAAATTAAAACTTAATCGTTTTTTGGTATCAAATATATTTAAATGCTTTTTGGTAAGCTCATTAATAGTAAGTATTAATAGTAGTTATAATCAAATTAATCTTGCTGTATCTGCTTACTATTTTAATCAAGCTGGACATTATATGAATGAGCCTAAAATAGCTAAAAAATATTATGAATTAGCATTAATTTACAATCCAAAAGATGATGAAATATATAATAATTTGGCAGTAGCTTGCCAGGTAACTCAGGACTTAAACTGTGCAATTGAAAACTACCAAAAAGCTTTCAAACTCAAGCCTAACGCTTGGGAACTGCACTATAATCTTGGCAATTTTTACGATGAACAAGGTCAATATGACCAAGCAGAGCAGCAATACAAGTTATCGATTAAGTACGGGAAGAATCAACCGATGAATGCTGTCAACAATTTATCACGGCTCAAAAATATACAAAAAAAATACTCTGAGGCAGCACAACTAGCACTTGAAGGATTGAAACGCACTTCAGATCCAGTATGGCAAGCAGCCTTGTATAAAAATTTAGGCTGGGCAAGATTCAAACAACAGCGTTATGCAGAGGCGAAAGATTACTTGCAAAAATCGGTGGATTTAGATTCTCGAAGAGTAGATGCTCACTGCTTGCTAGCAAAAACACAAGAAGCGTTAGGTGACTTGGATAATGCTAGAACACATTGGGAAGTTTGCTTAATATCAAATAATTCTGGTTTACCAGAAATATCAGATTGGAAACAACAAATTATACAGCGCATTTTTCCAACGAATTGACTAAGGTGCGTCAATTTCGATAAGCTATCAAATAGATAGCAAATTACTAAATAATAGGAATGCTGATTGTAGCAAAGTCAACAGCCAAAATAAAAAAAGTTTCAAACTCTCAATTCGTAGCCATTGCATTAATACTGTTGTTTTCAAGCTTTAGCAGTGCAGGGGGACAAGCTCAATCAGCAAGTAGAAGCGATTCACATCAGCGAGACTGTGAAGTTGTAGCAAAAGTTATTAGTGGCGATATCAATTGGACACCCCAGAGTAAGCTTTGTAAAGATGACAAAATTCATCCAGTTCGTGGGCGTAAGGTTGAGATTTTTTGTTATTCACATGGAAAGCTTTTATACCTCACAGATAGTACTGTAAGTGAACATTGTTTACCTGTTTCCCAGCGTAGATTTGAGAATTGTACTTTGAAAAATGGGTATACCTGTGTGACACCCAAAGGGGCAGAGGAAGATGAAAATATACCTACATTAATCACTCCCTACGGTGTCGTCATTTTAAATACCAATCCAATACTATCTTGGTCTGCCACTCCTTCAGCTACTAGCTATATGGTGCAAATCGAAGGCAAAGGAGTTAACTGGTCAGTTGAAGTTAAGGCAACTCAACTGCCATACCCGAAAGATCAGCCAGCTATGGAGCCGGGGAATGTTTACAATGTAAACGTCATTGCTAATCGTGGAGATGAGCCTATTGCTGCTAGTGCCTCTATTCTTTTGATAGTCCCTATTGATAAGGCACAAGAGATAGCGACGACAATCAATCGTCTTCAAAGTCTCAATCAGTTCCAAGATGAATTAGCTATTGATTTAGATAGTGTATACGAAGCAGAGAACTTGTTGAACGAATCGATTCTGGTGTTAAAGGCAAGAGCCAAAGCAGGTAGTACAAATCCCACTATCTATCGATTATTAGGCGATCGCTACCTAGAGACATACTTGCCATCTGCGGCCATATCTGCATATGCAACTGCAAGCAAATTAGCTCGAAAAGAGAATAATACTGATGAATTAGTCAAAGCAGAAGCAGGAGCGAAAATTGCAGATCAGAGCCAGAAAAGACTAGAAAGAGTAAGGGGTGGTTAGATTGAACCAGTGCTGACTCGTTGTAGACGACATCATAAGTTTTTGCACAGTGCTTTGTCAGTGGGACGATAACTGTCACTTAATGGGAAGCTAAATCGCATCTTGACGGCAAACTTATGCTTCCACTGACATCCTTTTTGGCTTAGTTGCCAACAAGAATAAAGCCAGCCCAGTAATAGGGATGGAAGTATTTTTCACTAGACAACAAACTCAGTTTTGCAAGTCTTAGTGCTTCTGGTAAGGCAAGTCCATTTTTCAATCCTTTGTAGAACTCCTCCATCAATAGGGCAGTAGAATCAGCATCAACTAGCCACAAACTAGCTAATGTACTGCGTGCTCCGGCTTGTACAGCTATTCCAGCAATTCCAAGGGCAGAGCGTTTATCGCCCTTTGCAGTTTGACAAGCACTTAAAACAAGTAAATTAATTGTCTCGCCTTCATTTTTGAGCAAAAATTTCAAATCTTTGATATGTAAAGGTTTGTCCCAAGTCAAGACAAAGGTTTGTTCAGGATCAGAACTGAATTGAGCATGAGTACTCAAATGAATTAAAGAAAATGAATTTTTTTCAATTTTTTGTTGAAAGCTGTGACTAGTAAAATCACTATCAATTAAAGTTAAAATGGAAGCGGTACTTTTTTTGATATTTTCGATTTCTGCTTTAACTTCTGGCAAAACTGGTAAATTTTTAGGAACTGAGGGATCGTTAAGACTAGGACTAGGTTGAGAAATACCGCCAATTAAAATGTTAGAAATTTTAAACTTAGCCGAATTATTCTGCAATTGTTGAGAACTTGAAGCTGTGATAATGCTATATGAATCAGTCAAATATTTTTTTCCATCATGTAACATATCGATAGGTAAATTCTGAAAATAGCTATCTAGAACAAATCCTAAACTTCCTGAATTAGGAAGATACTGCTTAATGGGAGAAAACAAGAGATTATAAATAGTTTGAGAATAGATAAAATAGTTAACACTTTCAGTTCTAATAAATTGCTTTTGTTGAACAATTTTAAGTAAATTATCAATTGGATCAGCTATTTGCTTTAACTCTACCGTATGTCTATAGAAATTTTTTGGTGTTCTAACAACTACTTCTACTTGCTTTCTCAATTTAATTAAATAAATAATTGGAAATAATTCTTTTGGGCTTTGTTCATTACTTGAAGAAGATAAATTCAATCTACCACATTGTAAAAAGTTTTCTATTTCAGCGAGTTTTAGCTTCTCTTGAATTTCAACTGCTCTTTTTGACTTTACCTCATCTTGGGAAAATAATAACTCCATATATTCATGGTAAATAGGTTCAACTTTATCCTTAAAATTAAACTGAATTTCAGGGTTTACCCCTAGAAGATTACCTCGAACTTGCTCAAGACTGTTAATAGCAGATTCATATACTTTATTAGCTTTATTAACTTTTCTTAGGACTCGATATAAACGTCCTAATTGCCATTGCCACTCGTAAGCAATATCCCAAGCTTGTACTGATTGAGCTAGTCCCATAGCTTTTTCAAAATATTGTGTTGCTTCAAGTGTTTTACCTAAAGAGTAGTAGATGGTAGCAATCGTTCCTAATGCATAAGACTCGGCTCGGTTATTATTCAGCTTTTGGGCTAAAGTATTAGCTTTATTCGCTAATTTTAATGAAATTGATAATGGGTTATCTTTTTTGGAGAAAAAAAGTTGCTTCAACTGGATATTTTGGTCAATTTGCACTAAACTCTGAGCGATATTAAGTTGAGCATAGATAGATTCGATTGCAGGGAATGATTCAAATCTATCCAAATTATTTAATAATTTATTAAGTAATGTCTTAAGGTGTTCATTTGTAATTGGATTTTCTAAAATTCCTATGTTCTTCCACTTTTGCATCTCTAAGATTAAACTTAACTGGTTGATTTTTGCTTGCATGGGAAGTACATTTTGTTTGCTGCTTGCTAACTCTTGATAAAAATTCAAAGCATTTTGAAATTTTGAGCTAGCTATTTTAAGTGCTTTCTGTTTAGTAAACACATCATCAGTTAGCTGATATTTTCCTTTTGCTTGGATATAAAGGGCGCGTTCTGTATTACCTAAACTCAATAATATTTGATTATAAATATCTGATTCTTTTGACTCTATAGTTTTAGCTATTGCCATAGC
This window encodes:
- a CDS encoding NB-ARC domain-containing protein; this encodes MSSNKNLDLEAVLEILEERVLQHTGRYLLPSEMVLIKGSWDGKDYKEIANDSGYNVHYLQTGVGTPLWTMLTQVVGEGVQVKKLTLRNILLKLAKKEYLKKLEASYQNVDRLIGTTRLYGEIPKITSFYGRQDEISFLKREVNIFKKRCIALIGIAGIGKTILASKLIEEILLEDSSNYEYVIWKTIKRSSTIDNLVTDLINTFNIEQAEYITLQTKLSLLLNYLQSHRCLLVLDGFEAIAPVNIFEKRLEYEDFFVGITQEKHQSCVIVTSQVPLKEIAYVNLNSSIVSIQIEGLEEDAAIQLMREKGIAGEKCKELIETYRGNPSELEAVSDRINRIFGGNLEKFFDYRTTVIGPRVEAMLNLQFGQNGLLTDLQKQVMVYLAEEMAKSSALIPFSKLINDLKERLKLEVMSISKVISALEGLEQRSLIEASKKSSKHELSYGMEPVIKKYILVDPYGLVYKSSNKKELTSYIQGQNSL
- a CDS encoding serine/threonine-protein kinase, which codes for MSYCINPLCSRRHNPEDTENCLACGNPLLIDGRIRLLRPLRSLDEDPSTYTDVFEVEDVEPSWGTKSRIRVLKVLRWSDPKLVRLVQRESLILQTLYHPGVPKCGVDDYFTFILKDGRLVLHCLVMEKIEGENLQQWLISYGRIPQKLALDWLAQLVDILESVHRSGFFHRDIKPENIIYQPDGQLALVDFGAARQITTTYLAKVGASGVNKRTRFSSGYEVTVVRTIRFSPLEQLNGQALPQSDFYALGRTFVNLLTGISLLELPIDQNTGRLIWRDKAPHIDKPLADLIDDMMAPFPGQRPQTTQVILERLQRLPFKLKLNRFLVSNIFKCFLVSSLIVSINSSYNQINLAVSAYYFNQAGHYMNEPKIAKKYYELALIYNPKDDEIYNNLAVACQVTQDLNCAIENYQKAFKLKPNAWELHYNLGNFYDEQGQYDQAEQQYKLSIKYGKNQPMNAVNNLSRLKNIQKKYSEAAQLALEGLKRTSDPVWQAALYKNLGWARFKQQRYAEAKDYLQKSVDLDSRRVDAHCLLAKTQEALGDLDNARTHWEVCLISNNSGLPEISDWKQQIIQRIFPTN
- a CDS encoding CHAT domain-containing protein; its protein translation is MARKRILFFYQLPTALKYLILGLCLTVVIVLCQVKAKSQTSTILEQSQAQLLNQQGFEELNKGQPQAALQTWQGAYNIYYKLKDSDGITGSLINQSLALQASGSYLSACQTLSKTLELEDWICSSPIELQEISQQAYLEKLKFTLEKQDFSRVRVIGLRNLGDVLRLIGNPEASSIILFNAMAIAKTIESKESDIYNQILLSLGNTERALYIQAKGKYQLTDDVFTKQKALKIASSKFQNALNFYQELASSKQNVLPMQAKINQLSLILEMQKWKNIGILENPITNEHLKTLLNKLLNNLDRFESFPAIESIYAQLNIAQSLVQIDQNIQLKQLFFSKKDNPLSISLKLANKANTLAQKLNNNRAESYALGTIATIYYSLGKTLEATQYFEKAMGLAQSVQAWDIAYEWQWQLGRLYRVLRKVNKANKVYESAINSLEQVRGNLLGVNPEIQFNFKDKVEPIYHEYMELLFSQDEVKSKRAVEIQEKLKLAEIENFLQCGRLNLSSSSNEQSPKELFPIIYLIKLRKQVEVVVRTPKNFYRHTVELKQIADPIDNLLKIVQQKQFIRTESVNYFIYSQTIYNLLFSPIKQYLPNSGSLGFVLDSYFQNLPIDMLHDGKKYLTDSYSIITASSSQQLQNNSAKFKISNILIGGISQPSPSLNDPSVPKNLPVLPEVKAEIENIKKSTASILTLIDSDFTSHSFQQKIEKNSFSLIHLSTHAQFSSDPEQTFVLTWDKPLHIKDLKFLLKNEGETINLLVLSACQTAKGDKRSALGIAGIAVQAGARSTLASLWLVDADSTALLMEEFYKGLKNGLALPEALRLAKLSLLSSEKYFHPYYWAGFILVGN